The proteins below are encoded in one region of bacterium:
- a CDS encoding TetR/AcrR family transcriptional regulator — protein MKKEVKATRKEREKQGRREEIFNAAKTIFAKKGFEKATMEEIAEKAELSKGAIYLHFKSKDELFISLIENYLDKLTSLIKNIVESKKLPFEKINEIVMQIISYLYANKEFVSIFSPERGEFLHKMQVKSARERILLKLQNQTILIARVIKEGTESGVFKDVDPHASAYILFGMIHNTIAGLIIYEKKTFKKDALLIIDMFLNGVKKEVGRKQIK, from the coding sequence ATGAAAAAAGAAGTAAAAGCAACAAGAAAAGAAAGAGAAAAACAGGGACGAAGGGAAGAAATTTTTAATGCGGCTAAGACGATATTTGCTAAAAAGGGCTTTGAAAAAGCTACGATGGAAGAGATTGCCGAAAAAGCCGAACTTTCAAAAGGAGCGATATATTTACATTTCAAAAGTAAAGACGAATTATTTATTAGTCTCATAGAAAATTATCTTGATAAGCTTACATCTCTAATTAAAAATATAGTTGAAAGCAAAAAACTGCCATTTGAAAAAATTAATGAGATAGTTATGCAAATAATATCTTATCTCTATGCAAACAAGGAATTCGTTTCTATTTTCTCTCCTGAACGAGGAGAATTCCTGCATAAGATGCAAGTAAAAAGTGCAAGGGAAAGAATTCTTTTGAAATTACAAAATCAAACTATACTCATTGCGCGGGTCATAAAAGAAGGTACAGAATCAGGTGTGTTTAAAGACGTAGACCCTCACGCATCCGCTTATATTCTTTTTGGTATGATACATAACACAATTGCCGGGTTAATCATTTATGAGAAAAAAACTTTTAAGAAAGATGCCCTCTTAATAATAGATATGTTTTTAAACGGAGTTAAAAAAGAAGTAGGCAGGAAACAGATTAAATAA